In Aquipuribacter nitratireducens, the DNA window AGGGCTTCCTCGACGACCTGCCGCAGCTGCCGGTCGAGGAGCTGAGGGCCCGCCGGGCCGAGGCCGAGCAGGAGGAGACCGACCTCAGCTACGCCCGGCGCCTGCTCCACGGCCGCCTCGACCTGCTCCGTGCGGAGCAGGAGCAGCGACGGGGGGACGGGGGCGCCAGCGGGACCCGGACGACCGAGGAGCTCGTCGCGACGCTCGCGCGCACGCTCGCCGACCCGCCGGGACCCAGCCACGGCCTGGGGCGGCACAACCTCGCGGAGCCCAGCCGCGTCGGTGAGCACCGCCGCGCCGCCGAGGCCGCCGTCGCCGACCCGTCGATCAGCGACCCCGGCGGTCTCGACGACGACGCGCTCGCCGCCGCGGTCGCGCGGCTGGAGGCGCTGGCCGACGCGGTCGGCACCCAGCGGACCGCCGTCCAGCAGGCCGCCGACGCCCTCGTGCAGGAGATCGGGCGCCGCTACCGCGAGGGGCTCCTCACCGTCGACGACGTGCTCGAGACCCCGACCTCCGGCTGACCGGAGGTCGCCGGCCCCCGGACGGCTCGACCGCACCTCCCACCGCGCCCTCGCGTCCGGAAACCGGACCGCCGGGCCCCACCAGCCCTCGACGACGCGCCACACCGTCCGGAAACCGGACCGCGGGGCCGCACAAGCCTCCGCCACCGCGCCACACCGTCCGGAAACCGGACCGCCGGGCGCCCTCGCTCGTGACGCGCGTCACGAGCGCTTGCATCTGCTAGCACTTTGCTAGCACCTTGGGGCCATGGCACGGACGGGAGCGCGCGCGGCGGAGGGCGAGGAGCCCGCGCGCAGCACGACGTCGTCCGTCGCCGGGTCCGTCTCGGACGCCGTCTCCGACGCCGTCTCCGAGGCCGTCACGGCCGTCGGGGGCGCGGTGGGCGGCGCCCGCACCAGGGTCGGCGACCTCGGGACCTTCCTCAAGGACCAGCGCACGCAGGCACGCATGTCGCTGCGGCAGCTCGCCGAGGCGGCAGGGGTCAGCAACCCCTACCTCAGCCAGGTCGAGCGCGGGCTGCGCCGGCCGAGCGCCGAGGTGCTCCAGCAGATCGCCAAGGGTCTGCGGATCTCCGCGGAGGCGCTCTACGTGCGCGCCGGGCTGCTCGACCAGGTCGACGCCCCCGGCGTACCGACAGCCGTCGCGGCGGACCCGTACCTCACCGAGCGGCAGAAACGTGCGCTGCTCGACCTCTACGCCTCGCTCGTCGCCGCCCGGGTCCCCACCGGGCCCGACGACCTCGGGCCCACCGACCAGCCGGAGCAGACCGGCGACACCACGAGCCCCACCACGACCACCGGTCCCACCACGAACCGTCCCAGGAGGACACGATGAGCACGACCACCTCCCGTACCCAGGCCGACGAGACCCGCAAGGTCGTCGTCGACGCCGCCACCACCGGCGCCTACGTCGCCATCGGCGCGACCGACCTCGTCGTCGCGCGGCTCCGCGAGGTCGCGACCGACGCCGAGAAGCGTCGCGACCAGGTCCGCGGCCTCGACACCAAGGAGCTGACGGAGCGCGTCACCAAGGCGTTCCAGCAGCTGCCGACGCAGGCCGTCAGCACCGCCCTCGACCTCGCCGGTCGCGCGGAGAAGCAGGTCGACGACCTCGCCGCGCGCGGCAAGGACGTGGCCGGGCGCATCCGCGGCCAGAAGGCCTCCGAGGAGCTCGTGCGCCGTTCCCGGATCGCCGTGAGCCGCACCAAGGCCGCCGTGACGACCGTCCGCGGCGCCGCCACCTCCACCGCGGCCGCCGGCGTCGCCACCGTCGCCGCGGAGGTCGCGGAGACCGCCACCGAGGCCGCCGACAGCGCCACGGGCACGACGGGCCGCGCGCGTCGCACCGCCCGCACCGGCACCCCCGCCTCGGCGCGGAAGACGACCACGCGCTCGACCTCGGCGACGACGACCGCGGCGAAGAAGTCCACCGCCAAGAGCGCGAGCGCGAAGAAGACCACGGCGAAGAGGACCACCGCGCGGAAGACCACCGCCGCGGGCTCCCCGACGGCCGCCGCCGCGCAGGCGCGCAAGGCCGCCGCGGCGAAGGTCGACACCGCCCAGGCGACCGTCAAGGCCGCCACCACGAGCACCACCCGCGCGGCCGAGGCCGCCGGTGACGCGGTCGCCGCGGGCGCCGACAAGGTCGGCAGCTGACCGACCGGGCACCTGCCCTGATCGTGGGCCCCGCGCACCGTCCGGTGCGCGGGGCCCTCGCACGCCCGGGGGCACCCCGTCGGTCGCCCTCCCATACGCTGGTCCGGTGAGCTTCCTCGGTCCGGCCCAGGGCGTCGTGCTGCTCGTCCTGACCCTCGCGGCCTTCGCCGTGTGCGTGTTCGCCCTCGTCGACGCGCTCCGGCGCCCCGCCCAGGCCTTCGAGTACGCGGGCAAGCGCACCAAGCAGTTCTGGGGGATCCTCCTCGGCGTCGCGAGCGCGCTGTCGTTCGTCTCGATCGGGGGCGGCGGCTTCCTCTTCCTCGTCGTCCTCGCCGTCGTCGCCGCGGGCGTCTACCTCGCCGACGTCCGCCCGGCCGTCCGCTCCTACGGGGGCGGGGGCGCCGGCGGACGCGGCCCGTACGGCGGCTGGTGACGGGAGCGGCCTCGCCGTGCGCGCCGTCGTCCAGCGCGTCCTGACCGCCGCCGT includes these proteins:
- a CDS encoding aerial mycelium formation protein; the protein is MSSPIEPQAGGRRRLDHVLGEGFLDDLPQLPVEELRARRAEAEQEETDLSYARRLLHGRLDLLRAEQEQRRGDGGASGTRTTEELVATLARTLADPPGPSHGLGRHNLAEPSRVGEHRRAAEAAVADPSISDPGGLDDDALAAAVARLEALADAVGTQRTAVQQAADALVQEIGRRYREGLLTVDDVLETPTSG
- a CDS encoding helix-turn-helix domain-containing protein, producing the protein MARTGARAAEGEEPARSTTSSVAGSVSDAVSDAVSEAVTAVGGAVGGARTRVGDLGTFLKDQRTQARMSLRQLAEAAGVSNPYLSQVERGLRRPSAEVLQQIAKGLRISAEALYVRAGLLDQVDAPGVPTAVAADPYLTERQKRALLDLYASLVAARVPTGPDDLGPTDQPEQTGDTTSPTTTTGPTTNRPRRTR
- a CDS encoding DUF2516 family protein; amino-acid sequence: MSFLGPAQGVVLLVLTLAAFAVCVFALVDALRRPAQAFEYAGKRTKQFWGILLGVASALSFVSIGGGGFLFLVVLAVVAAGVYLADVRPAVRSYGGGGAGGRGPYGGW